A portion of the Motacilla alba alba isolate MOTALB_02 chromosome 19, Motacilla_alba_V1.0_pri, whole genome shotgun sequence genome contains these proteins:
- the MED13 gene encoding mediator of RNA polymerase II transcription subunit 13 isoform X1 produces MSSCFVPNGASLEDCHSNLFCLADLTGIKWKRYVWQGPTSAPILFPVTEEDPILSSFSRCLKADVLSVWRRDQRPGRRELWIFWWGDDPNFADLIHHDLSEEEDGVWENGLSYECRTLLFKAVHNLLERCLMNRNFVRIGKWFVKPYEKDEKPINKSEHLSCSFTFFLHGDSNVCTSVEISQHQPVYLLSEEHLTLAQQSNSPFQADAGCALEDRGVLGPESVILSPFGLNGTLTGQSFKLSDSSTKKLIGEWKQFYPVTSNLKEGSEEKQEEMDWEDDSLAAVEVLVAGVRMVYPACFVLVPQTDIPAPSSVGAPHCSTACLGVHQVPASTRDPAMSSVTLTPPTSPEEVQTVDAQSAQKWVKFSSVSDGFISDSTSHHGGKIPRKLANQVVDRVWQECNMNRAQNKRKYSATSNGLCEEETADKVASWDFVEATQRTNCNCSRHKNLKPRNSGQQGQAPPVGPQQPAAPKHKTNEKQDKGDKPQKRPLTPFHHRVSISDDVAMEADSASQRLVMAAPDSQVRFANIRAGDGAKPPQLHGAELPGSPQPPPLSPHPCDGADEGVPKAPSTPQSQHFYQMPTPDPLVPTKAMEDRLDGLSQPFPAAFPEVIEPTVYVGTAVNLEEEEADTTWKYYKVPKKKDVEFLPPQLPSDKLRDDPVIPAGQENVTSVTELMVQCRKPLKVSDELVQQYQSKNQYLTAVATEADQEPEIDPYAFVDGDVEFLFPDSKKDRQNIEREVGKKHKAEDGTSSVTVLSHEGEDAMSLFSPSVKQDAQRLAAHARTASTSLFHETDLVVSYTDLDNLFNSDEDELTPGSKRTVNGTDDKSNCKEAKTGNLDPLSCISTADLHKMYPTPPSLEQHIMGFSPMNMNNKEYGSMDTTLGGTVLEGNSSAVGAQFRIEVDEGFCSPKPAEIKDYSYVYKPENCQALVGCSMFAPLKTLPSQCLPPIKLPEECIYRQSWTVGKLDLLPPGPAMPFIKDGDGSTMDQEYGPAYTPQTHTPFGMPPSSAPPSNGGAGILPSPSTPRFPTPRTPRTPRTPRGAGGPASAQGSVKYENSDLYSPASTPSTCRPLNSVEPATVPSIPEAHSLYVNLILSESVMNLFKDCNFDSCCICVCNMNIKGADVGVYIPDPTQEAQYRCTCGFSAVMNRKFGNSSGLFLEDELDILGRNTECGKEAEKRFEALRATSIEHGSGGLKEPEKLPDDLILLLQDQCTNLFSPFGAADQDSMAKVGAVSNLVRVEERDCCNDCYLALEHGRQFMDNMSGGKVDEALVKTTCLHHWSKRNVVDVSMQCSQDILRMLLSLQPVLQDAIQKKRTVRSWGVQGPLTWQQFHKMAGRGSYGTDESPEPLPIPTFLLGYDYDFLVLSPFALPYWERLMLEPYGSQRDVAYVVVCPENEALLNGAKSFFRDLTAIYESCRLGQHRPICKLLPDGIMRVGPTASKKLSEKLVTEWFSQTANANNDAFSKLKLYAQVCRYELGPYLASQPLDNSLLSQTNLVPPSSQAASALPPVTAPAANPNTPSSAPTAPTSSSITVTSSSAMSSAATTANSTLTTTAPSSSSGSLGSGIPTSKPSSFPPFSNMNSTTPASLPAQAAPVPNGQTGGQQQQPTLQTAGMSGDTAAAPAQPHPEVSESTMDRDKVGVPTDGDSHAITYPPAIVVYIIDPFTYEKKDENSSSSSLWTLGLLRCFLEMVQVLPPHIKNIISVQIVPCQYLLQPVKHEDRQIYTQHLKSLAFSAFTQCRRPLPTSTNVKTLTGFGPGLAMETALRSPDRPECIRLYTPPFILAPVKDKQTELGETFGEAGQKYNVLFVGYCLSHDQRWLLASCTDLYGEQLETCIINIDVPNRARRKKGSARRLGLQKLWEWCLGLVQMSSLPWRVVIGRLGRIGHGELKDWSCLLSRRNLQSLSKRLKDMCRMCGISAADSPSILSACLVAMEPQGSFIIMPDSVSTGSVFGRSTTLNMQTSQLNTPQDTSCTHILVFPTSASVQVASSTYTTENLDLAFNTNNDGADGMGIFDLLDTGDDLDPDIINILPASPGGSPVHSPGSHYPHGGDMGKGQGTDRLLSTESHDEVTNILQQPLALGYFVSTAKAGPLPDWFWSACPQAQNQCPLFLKASLHLHVPSVQSDELLHSKHSHPLDSNQTSDVLRFVLEQYNALSWLTCDPATQDRRSCLPIHFVVLNQLYNFIMNML; encoded by the exons GCTGATCTAACTGGGATTAAATGGAAGCGCTACGTGTGGCAGGGCCCAACGTCTGCCCCCATCCTGTTCCCGGTGACGGAGGAGGATCCCATCCTGAGCAGCTTCAGCCGCTGCCTCAAGGCCGACGTGCTCAGCGTCTGGCGCCGGGACCAGAGGCCCGGGCGCAGGGAGCTCTGGATATTCTGGTGGGGGGATGACCCCAACTTTGCTGACCTGATCCATCACGATCTCTCAG AAGAGGAAGATGGGGTTTGGGAGAACGGGCTGTCCTACGAGTGCCGCACTCTGCTGTTCAAGGCTGTTCACAACCTGCTGGAGAGGTGTCTGATGAACAGGAACTTCGTGCGCATCGGCAAGTGGTTCGTGAAGCCCTACGAGAAGGATGAGAAACCCATCAACAAGAG TGAGCACTTGTCCTGCTCGTTCACCTTCTTCCTGCATGGGGACAGCAACGTGTGCACCAGCGTGGAGATCAGCCAGCACCAGCCCGTGTACCTGCTCAGCGAGGAGCACCTCACCCTGGCCCAGCAGTCCAACAGCCCCTTCCAAG CAGATGCAGGTTGTGCTCTGGAAGACAGAGGAGTGCTGGGGCCTGAGTCTG ttATCCTGAGCCCCTTTGGGTTGAATGGCACGCTCACAGGGCAGTCCTTCAAGCTTTCTGATTCATCCACAAAAAAGCTGATTGGGGAGTGGAAGCAATTCTACCCTGTCACATCCAACCTGAAGGAGGGATCTGAggagaaacaagaagaaatggatTGGGAGGATGATTCTTTAGCTGCTGTTGAAGTCCTTGTTG CTGGTGTGAGGATGGTGTACCCGGCGTGCTTCGTGCTGGTCCCTCAGACagacatccctgctcccagctccgtGGGGGCTCCCCACTGCTCCACTGCCTGCCTGGGGGTCCACCAAGTGCCTGCTTCCACCAGAGACCCTGCCATGTCCTCGGTCACCCTGACGCCACCCACGTCCCCGGAGGAAGTTCAGACAG TTGATGCTCAGTCTGCTCAGAAATGGGTGAAGTTCTCCTCGGTTTCGGACGGATTTATCTCGGACAGTACCAGCCATCACGGTGGCAAAATCCCCAGAAAACTGGCCAACCAAGTGGTGGACAGAGTCTGGCAGGAGTGCAACATGAACAGAGCACAGAACAA GAGGAAGTATTCTGCTACATCAAATGGCTTGTGTGAGGAGGAGACAGCTGACAAGGTGGCATCCTGGGATTTTGTTGAAGCCACGCAGAGGACAAATTGCAATTGTTCAAG GCACAAAAATCTCAAACCAAGAAATTCAGGTCAACAGGGGCAGGCCCCACCTGTGGGCCCCCAGCAGCCGGCGGCTCCGAAGCACAAGACAAATGAGAAGCAAGACAAAGGGGATAAGCCACAGAAACGCCCTTTGACTCCTTTTCATCATCGCGTATCTATCAGCGACGATGTTGCCATGGAGGCGGATTCAGCGAGTCAGAGGCTCGTGATGGCCGCACCAGACAGCCAAGTGAGGTTTGCCAACATCCGAGCCGGCGACGGAGCGAAGCCGCCGCAGCTGCACGGGGCCGAGCTGCCCGGCtcgccgcagccgccgccgctcAGCCCGCACCCCTGCGACGGCGCCGACGAGGGGGTGCCCAAAGCTCCCTCCACGCCCCAGAGCCAACACTTCTACCAGATGCCAACGCCAGACCCCTTGGTGCCCACGAAAGCGATGGAAGACAGGCTCGATGGcctgtcccagcccttcccagccgcGTTCCCCGAGGTCATAGAGCCCACCGTGTACGTCGGCACCGCCGTCaatttggaggaggaggaagctgacACGACTTGGAAGTATTATAAAGTTCCAAAGAAAAAGGATGTGGAGTTCTTACCGCCCCAGCTTCCAAGTGATAAGTTGAGAGATGATCCAGTAATACCTGCTGGACAGGAAAATGTAACATCAGTTACAGA atTAATGGTGCAATGTAGGAAACCTTTGAAGGTTTCAGATGAACTGGTGCAACAGTATCAGAGTAAAAACCAATATTTAACAGCTGTAGCAACGGAAGCTGACCAGGAACCTGAAATTGATCCTTATGCCTTTGTGGATGGAGATGTGGAATTCCTATTTCCTGACAGTAAAAAGGACAGGCAGAACATTGAGAGGGAAGTGGGGAAGAAACACAAG GCTGAGGATGGGACATCCAGTGTTACAGTCCTGTCCCACGAAGGAGAGGATGCAATGTCTCTGTTTAGTCCTTCTGTCAAGCAAG ATGCCCAGCGCCTGGCTGCCCACGCGCGCACTGCCTCCACCAGCCTGTTCCACGAGACAGACCTGGTGGTGTCCTACACCGACCTGGACAATCTCTTCAATTCTGATGAAGATGAACTCACA CCTGGATCTAAACGAACAGTGAACGGCACTGATGACAAATCCAACTGCAAAGAGGCAAAAACAGGAAATCTAGACCCACTGTCATGCATAA GCACTGCAGATCTCCATAAAATGTATCCAACTCCCCCTTCACTGGAACAACATATTATGGGGTTTTCTCCAATGAACATGAACAATAAGGAGTATGGCAGCATGGACACTACACTTGGAGGAACAGTGCTGGAagggaacagctctgctgtgggagctcAGTTCAGAATTGAAGTGGATGAGGGTTTCTGCAGCCCCAAACCTGCTGAAATCAAG GATTATTCTTATGTTTATAAACCTGAGAACTGTCAAGCTTTAGTGGGATGTTCCATGTTTGCACCACTGAAGACTCTTCCCAGCCAGTGTCTTCCTCCCATCAAACTGCCCGAGGAATGCATTTACCGCCAGAGCTGGACTGTGGGAAAGCTGGATCTGCttcctccaggccctgccatgCCTTTCATCAAAGATGG CGATGGGAGCACCATGGACCAGGAGTACGGCCCTGCCTACACGCCCCAGACCCACACTCCGTTTGGGATGCCCCCGAGCAGCGCCCCTCCCAGCAACGGCGGGGCTGGAatcctcccctctccttccaCCCCTCGCTTCCCAACTCCCAGAACACCAAGGACTCCCCGCACGCCCCGCGGAGCCGGCGGGCCTGCGAGCGCGCAGGGCTCAGTGAAATACGAGAACTCCGACCTGTACTCCCCAGCTTCCACCCCCTCCACGTGCCGGCCGCTGAACTCGGTGGAGCCCGCCACGGTGCCTTCCATCCCCGAGGCACACAGCCTGTATGTGAATCTCATCCTCTCCGAGTCCGTCATGAACCTCTTCAAAGACTGCAACTTCGACAGCTGCTGCATTTGCGTTTGCAATATGAACATCAAAGGTGCTGATGTTGGAGTTTACATTCCCGATCCAACACAAGAGGCCCAGTATAGGTGTACCTGTGGTTTCAGTGCTGTTATGAATAGAAAATTTGGCAACAGTTCCGGGCTGTTTCTTGAAGATGAGCTGGATATTCTGGGGCGAAACACGGAGTGCggcaaagaagcagaaaaacgCTTTGAAGCTCTCAGAGCTACTTCCATTGAGCACGGCAGCGGAGGGCTGAAAGAACCCGAGAAACTGCCCGATGACTTGATACTGTTGCTGCAGGATCAATGCACCAACCTGTTCTCACCCTTTGGAGCGGCAGACCAAGACTCCATGGCCAAAGTTGGTGCTGTCAGCAACCTGGTACGTGTAGAAGAAAGGGATTGTTGCAATGACTGCTACTTAGCCTTGGAACATGGACGCCAGTTCATGGACAATATGTCAGGAGGGAAAGTTGATGAAGCACTTGTGAAAACTACTTGCTTGCACCACTGGTCAAAAAGAAATG TGGTGGATGTGAGCATGCAGTGTTCCCAGGACATCCTGCGCATGCTGCTCTCGCTGCAGCCCGTGCTGCAGGACGCCATCCAGAAGAAGCGAACGGTGCGCTCCTGGGGCGTGCAGGGACCCCTCACGTGGCAGCAGTTCCACAAAATGGCTGGGAGAGGCTCCTACG GAACCGATGAGTCCCCAGAACCACTGCCAATCCCAACATTTTTGTTGGGATACGATTACGATTTCCTGGTGCTGTCTCCATTTGCATTGCCCTACTGGGAGAGGCTGATGCTGGAGCCGTACGGATCTCAGCGAGACGTTGCTTACGTCGTGGTGTGCCCGGAGAACGAGGCTCTGCTCAACGGAGCCAAAAGCTTCTTTAGGGATCTGACCGCAATATACGAG TCCTGCAGGCTTGGTCAGCACAGACCTATCTGTAAGTTACTGCCTGATGGGATCATGAGGGTTGGCCCTACAGCCTCCAAGAAGCTGTCAGAGAAGTTGGTCACAGAGTGGTTCTCACAGACAGCCAATGCCAACAACGATGCGTTCTCCAAACTCAAACTCTATGCCCAAGTTTGCAGATACGAGCTGG gTCCTTATCTTGCTTCTCAGCCTTTGGACAATTCTCTACTTTCCCAAACCAACCTGGtccctccctccagccaggcagcctctgctctgcccccagtgacagcccctgctgccaATCCCAACACTCCGTCGTCGGCTCCCACGgctcccaccagcagcagcatcacagtGACCTCCAGCAGTGCCATGTCCTCTGCAGCCACTACAGCCAACTCCACCCTGACCACCACcgccccatcctcctcctctggcagcctgggcagtggcATTCCAACGAGCAAGCCTTCCTCATTCCCACCTTTCAGCAATATGAACAGTACcactcctgcctccctgcccgcCCAGGCTGCGCCAGTCCCAAACGGGCAAActggggggcagcagcagcagccaacactgcaaacagcagggaTGTCTGGAGACAcggctgcagcacctgcacagccccatccaGAGGTTTCTGAAAG CACTATGGATCGTGATAAAGTTGGAGTCCCCACAGATGGAGATTCACATGCTATCACCTATCCACCTGCAATTGTAGTTTACATAATTGATCCTTTCACATATGAAAAAAAGGATGAGAACAGCAGCTCATCCAGTTTGTGGACACTTGGACTTCTGCGCTGCTTTCTGGAGATGGTTCAGGTTCTTCCTCCCCACATCAAGAACATCATTTCTGTGCAG ATTGTCCCATGTCAGtacctgctgcagcctgtgaaaCACGAGGACAGGCAGATTTACACTCAGCATTTAAAATCTTTGGCATTTTCAGCTTTCACTCAGTGTCGGAGACCTCTCCCAACTTCCACCAATGTGAAAACCTTAACTGGCTTTGGCCCAGGGTTAGCCATGGAAACTGCTCTTAGGAGCCCTGAT AGACCTGAGTGTATTCGACTCTACACCCCTCCTTTTATACTGGCTCCAGTGAAGGACAAGCaaacagagctgggagaaaCCTTTGGAGAAGCTGGCCAGAAGTATAATGTGCTTTTTGTGGGCTACTGTTTGTCTCATGATCAGAGGTGGCTGCTTGCATCCTGTACAGACCTCTATGGAGAGCAGTTAGAAACTTGCATAATTAATATTGATGTACCAAACAG AGCTCGCAGGAAAAAGGGTTCTGCCCGCAGACTTGGTCTCCAGAAACTCTGGGAATGGTGCCTGGGACTTGTGCAGATGAGCTCTTTGCCATGGAGAGTTGTCATAGGCCGCTTGGGAAGAATAGGACATGGGGAATTAAAAG ACTGGAGCTGTTTGCTGAGCCGCCGGAACCTGCAGTCCCTGAGCAAGAGGCTGAAGGACATGTGCAGGATGTGTGGGATCTCTGCTGCAGACTCCCCCAGCATTCTCAGTGCTTGCTTGGTGGCCATGGAACCCCAGGGATCCTTCATTATTATGCCAG ATTCCGTGTCCACGGGCTCCGTGTTCGGGCGCAGCACCACTCTGAACATGCAAACGTCTCAGCTGAACACGCCCCAGGACACGTCCTGCACTCACATCCTGGTGTTCCCCACCTCTGCCTCCGTGCAGGTGGCATCGTCCACGTACACCACTGAGAACCTGGATCTGGCCTTCAACACCAACAATG atggAGCAGATGGAATGGGAATCTTTGACTTGTTAGACACTGGAGATGATCTTGATCCTGATATTATAAATAttcttcctgcctctcctggtGGATCCCCTGTGCATTCTCCAGGGTCCCACTACCCCCACGGAGGTGATATGGGCAAG GGTCAAGGCACAGATCGATTGCTTTCCACAGAATCTCACGATGAAGTAACAAATAtactgcagcagccactggccCTCGGTTATTTTGTGTCAACTGCCAAAGCAGGTCCCTTGCCTGACTGGTTTTGGTCAGCGTGTCCTCAAGCACAAAATCAGTGTCCCTTGTTTCTTAAG gCCTCTTTGCACCTCCACGTGCCTTCAGTGCAATCAGACGAGCTACTCCACAGTAAACACTCCCATCCACTTGATTCTAATCAAACTTCTGATGTGCTCAG gtttgtTCTGGAACAGTACAATGCACTCTCCTGGCTAACCTGTGATCCTGCAACCCAGGACAGACGGTCATGTCTCCCAATTCATTTTGTGGTGCTGAATCAGTTGTATAACTTTATCATGAATATGCTGTGA